The following are from one region of the Deltaproteobacteria bacterium genome:
- a CDS encoding GNAT family N-acetyltransferase, whose protein sequence is MSEPSEIVRYTRADRPQVFVFLAAAASAADSARLMRQWDWKYDANPFNRDSEPYVLLWRDAGEIVGMLGALTVRVCIDGAEHVVGHLCDWAVRPDHRGQRMARRMLDRQRPDWPVRFAWQNEISRKLSPGMIGDSSGILRVEPVARPLKVGDVVQHTTGSRLLGHVAAMLTQGPLAGLLTRRATVPGVNVAEINGFDDRFDDFWQRVRRDYRVILVRDQRYLQWRFAQRPDAHYRILVATRGTAVVGYLVLREVEQEGVRRGYLVDFLVAERSTEIFSLLVRHALTSLEQGGAKWLTCRVVVPPFRRALHRLGFVPVVQSAGGYLRTYRPEGGSPDHASGLFVDPANWFVTMGDGDLELSS, encoded by the coding sequence GTGAGCGAACCATCTGAAATCGTACGCTACACTCGCGCCGATCGGCCGCAGGTCTTTGTATTCTTGGCTGCCGCGGCGTCCGCTGCCGACAGCGCGCGACTGATGCGTCAATGGGATTGGAAGTACGACGCCAATCCGTTCAACCGCGACTCGGAGCCGTACGTGTTGTTGTGGCGCGACGCGGGAGAGATCGTCGGGATGCTGGGAGCGTTGACCGTACGCGTCTGCATCGACGGCGCCGAGCATGTGGTCGGCCACCTCTGCGATTGGGCCGTGCGACCCGATCACCGCGGACAGCGGATGGCGCGGCGCATGCTCGATCGACAGCGGCCAGATTGGCCGGTCCGCTTTGCATGGCAGAACGAAATTTCCCGCAAACTTTCGCCGGGCATGATTGGTGACTCCAGCGGCATTCTCCGCGTCGAGCCGGTAGCCAGACCGTTGAAAGTCGGCGACGTCGTCCAGCACACAACCGGCAGCCGGCTGCTTGGGCACGTTGCCGCGATGCTCACTCAAGGGCCGTTGGCTGGCCTGCTGACTCGACGAGCGACCGTGCCCGGAGTCAATGTCGCCGAGATCAACGGATTCGACGATCGCTTCGATGACTTCTGGCAACGCGTGAGGCGGGACTATCGAGTCATTCTCGTACGTGATCAGCGCTACCTGCAGTGGCGATTCGCGCAGCGTCCGGACGCGCACTACCGCATCTTGGTGGCGACGCGCGGCACCGCAGTGGTCGGCTACCTCGTGCTTCGCGAGGTGGAGCAGGAGGGCGTTCGACGTGGCTATTTGGTTGACTTCTTGGTTGCCGAGCGTTCGACGGAGATTTTCTCACTGCTTGTGAGGCATGCCCTCACGAGTCTGGAACAGGGCGGCGCGAAGTGGCTGACCTGTCGTGTGGTGGTGCCACCTTTTCGACGTGCCCTGCACCGCCTCGGCTTCGTACCGGTCGTCCAGAGCGCCGGAGGGTACTTGCGGACGTATCGCCCGGAGGGGGGATCGCCGGATCACGCCTCGGGGTTGTTCGTCGATCCCGCAAACTGGTTTGTAACCATGGGCGATGGTGACTTGGAACTGAGCAGCTAG